The Benincasa hispida cultivar B227 chromosome 11, ASM972705v1, whole genome shotgun sequence genome has a segment encoding these proteins:
- the LOC120091262 gene encoding probable serine/threonine-protein kinase WNK11, with the protein MMPSVMTESSEKETEAFVEVDPTGRYGRYIELLGSGAVKKVYRAFDQEEGIEVAWNQVKLRSFSNDPSMIDRLYSEVRLLRTLKNNNIIALYDVWLDKHHGTLNFITEVCTSGNLREYRKKHRQVSLKALKKWSKQILKGLHYLHTHDPCVIHRDLNCSNLFVNGNVGQVKIGDLGLAATVRKNHSAHSVLGTPEFMAPELYEEHYTELVDIYSFGMCLLELVTLEIPYSECDNVAKIYKKVSSGIKPQALDKVKDPEVKAFIENCLAESRARPSAADLLRHPFFEEIDDDENDDNNDHS; encoded by the exons ATGCCTAGTGTAATGACAGAGTCATCAGAGAAGGAGACAGAGGCATTTGTAGAGGTAGATCCAACGGGTCGATACGGGCGATACATCGAGCTTCTGGGATCAGGGGCGGTAAAGAAAGTGTACAGAGCATTTGATCAAGAAGAAGGAATAGAAGTAGCTTGGAACCAAGTGAAACTAAGGAGTTTTTCAAATGATCCATCCATGATAGATAGGTTATATTCAGAGGTGAGATTGTTAAGAACCTTAAAGAACAACAACATAATTGCCTTGTATGATGTTTGGCTTGACAAACATCATGGAACCTTGAATTTCATTACTGAGGTTTGTACAAGTGGGAACCTTAGAGAGTACAGGAAGAAACATAGGCAAGTCTCTTTGAAAGCTTTGAAGAAATGGTCCAAACAAATTCTTAAGGGTTTGCATTATTTGCATACTCATGACCCTTGTGTTATTCATAGAGATCTCAATTGTAGCAACCTCTTTGTCAATGGCAATGTTGGCCAG GTAAAGATTGGTGACTTGGGTTTGGCAGCAACAGTGAGAAAGAATCACTCAGCTCATTCAGTTCTTGGGACACCAGAATTCATGGCACCTGAGTTATATGAAGAGCATTACACTGAGCTTGTGGATATATATTCATTTGGAATGTGTTTGCTTGAATTGGTCACTTTGGAAATTCCCTATAGTGAATGTGACAATGTTGCCAAAATTTATAAGAAAGTCTCCTCAGGCATCAAGCCTCAAGCCCTTGACAAGGTCAAGGACCCTGAGGTCAAGGCTTTCATTGAGAATTGCCTTGCTGAATCCCGAGCTCGGCCCTCTGCGGCCGACCTCCTCCGCCACCCCTTTTTTGAAGAAATTGATGATGACGAAAACGACGACAACAACGATCATTCATGA